The Candidatus Cloacimonadota bacterium genome contains the following window.
CATCTGGAGTTTGGCTGTGCCGCCTGTGAGCACGATGCCCGCGGTCACGAGTTCAGGCATGTAAGAGTTTTTGAGGCGGTCATAGCAGATCGAGAGCATTTCCTCCACACGGTGCTGCACCACGTGGCTGACAAGATGCTGCGTTTTCACCTGGCTGTCGCGACCGCTGATGCCCTCCACGACGATCTCGGTCTCGGGATCGACGCTGCTGGCGAGGGCCACGCCATAGTTGGTCTTGATGTATTCGGCGTTGGAAAGTGTGGTCTTGAGTCCGATGGCGAGGTCCTCGGTGATGGAGGAGCCGGCCATTGGGATCACGAGTATCTTGTCCAGGATGCCGCGGTTGTAAAGGCTGATGTCGCAAGTGCCGCCGCCAATGTCGATGAGGATGGTGCCGAGGCGGCGTTCGTCCTCGCTGAGCACAGCATTGGCGATGGCGATGTGGTTTAGCACAAAGTTATCAGGGCTGATGTCGTAATCCGCCAGTTCAATGCTTTTGGCCAGGTTGCGGAGTTGGGTGACATCGCCGAAGATGGTGAGCACCTTTGTGATGAGGTGGAAACCTGTCATACGCAGGGGATTGCGGATGTCGTTGTGCCCGTCGATGACAAAGCTCTGCGGGATTCCGTGGAGGATTTGGGAGCGCTCGAAGCCTTTTTGGATCTTCACGCTGTTGCGGGCGTCAGCAATCACCTGGTCCATGTGTTCCTGCACGATTTCACCAGGCTCGTTGGGGCTGGAGGTGGGGATGGAGATGCGTCCGTCGCCAATTTGGGTGCGGATGTGGTCTCCGGTGACGTTGGTGAAGATATTGGCAGGTTTGGTGCCGGCAGCGGTTTGCACTTCCTTCAGGGCTTTTTTAATGCCTTCGGACACGGCCTGGATGTCTTTCACGATGCCTTTTTCAAGGCCGGTGGAAGGGGTGGCCGCGATGCCGAGGATATCCAACTGGCCTTTCGCCTTGGCTTGGGCCAGGATGCAGCGGATGTTGGCAGAGCCGATGTCGAGGGCGGTGATCAGGTTTTGCCGCATGTCAGCTTCCCGCCTTCACCACCACCTGGTTGTCGGTGCGCAGGTCCAGGATCGAGGATTGGCTTATGTTACCGTTGTCACGCACGAATTCGTAGCGCGAAAGCTGCTTGGCGAGGTTCTTTTCGCTGGGGATGAGGCGCAGGCCGTTGCGCGCGTCGATGATATAGACCGTGTTGTCGATGGTGTAGTATTCTGAGACATTGGCCGCGAATTCCGGGGCTTCCTTCATTATCCTTTTGTGGGTGGCCAAAACCTTGTCCAGTGCTGCGTTCTTTAGCTTAAAACCGCTTTTCAGGCTGGAGTTGTTCAACAGCAGATTCACCAAGGGCAGGTTTTCCGTGTAAACTTTGCCGTAGCGTTCCAGCACAACGCCTTCGTCATCCACGGGAAAGAGGTCGCCATCGAGGCTTTTCACATACAGACTGGCTTTGCGTTCCGTGATCTTGATCTGAAGGGTGCTGAAAAGCTTGCGGCGGACCTTCACATCCTTCACGCGGGCAAAGCCGCTAACTTCCTTCAGGATCTCATCCTTATCCACTTTGAGGAGGTTCTTCCCGATGTAGGGCCGCAGAGTGCTTCTCAAGAGGCTGTCCGCTACAGCGGAATTGCCGCTTATCTCGATTTTGCGCACATTCAACACATCCAAACTGGAGAGGAGATGGAAAGCGCCGAAACCAAGGGCAGCAAGACCAAGCAAAATCAGGACGAAATAGACGAAATAACGGCTATTTCCCCTTCTTTTGCGGGTATTCTGGTTGATCGGCAACTTATTGTCTCTCATAATGATGTATGCTTTTGTGCAGTATCGCGCATTCCTGTGTTAAGTCTCTAAGTTCCTAACTTTTTTAGGTTTAATGTTTTTGTCAACAGGTTTTTTCAGTTTTGCCAGGATTTCTTCGCCATATTGCCAGATGTTGCCGGCTCCCATGGTGATGAGAATGTCGTCTTCCTTAAGCAGGGAGAGGGTTTTGGGCACAATGTCGGCGTTGTTTTCTATCAACACAACGTCTGGATGCCCGCTTTGGACGGCGATGTCGGCAATGAGTTTGGAGGAAACACCGGGGATGGGCTCTTCCCGAGCTGGATAAATCGGCGCCAGAATCAGGCAGTCGCAGGAGGAAAAAGCGTTTCCGAACTGCACGTGGAAATCTCTGGTGCGGGAATACAGATGAGGTTGGAACAAGGTTACAATGCGGCGTTTGGTGCTGTCCTTGAATCCCTCGAGGGTGGCGGATATTTCGGTGGGGTGGTGGGCATAATCGTCGTAAACGGTGATGCCGCGAGCCTCGCCTTTGAGTTCAAAGCGGCGGTAAACCCCACTGTATTGCATCAGCCCCTCGCGGATTTGCTTGAAGGGGATATCCAGCTCAAGGCCGATGCTGATGGCCTGCAGGGAGTTCTGGATATTGTGGCGACCAGTTACATTCATCTTCACGCGGCCGAGGCGGTAGCCTTTGTAGCTGACGTCGTATTCGCTAACGAAGTCTTTCATGCTGATGTTTTTGCCCTGGATGTCCGCCTGGCGGGAAAAGCCATAGGTAACGACCTTCTTGTTGATGCTGGGCAGAATGGCCTGCACACCTGGGTCGTCAAGACAGGCAATGACGCTGCCGAAAAAGGGCACTTTGTTCGCGTATTCGATGAAGGCGCCTTTGATGTCATCCAGATTACGGTAACAATCCAGATGGTCTGTGTCTATGTTTGTGATGCCGGCGATGCAGGGTGAAAGGGAGAGGAAGGAATGGTCGTATTCGTCGGCCTCCACCACAATGTATTTTCCGGAACCCATCACATTGTTGGAACCGTAGTTTTTCACCTTTCCGCCTACAATGATGGTGGGTTCGAGCCCCGCTGCCTCAAGCACGAGTCCGGTCATGGAGGTGGTTGTGGTTTTGCCGTGGGTTCCGGAAATGCCGATGGAGAAGCTCATGCGGGTGATCTCTGCCAGCATTTCCGCACGGCGAATGAGGGGTATGCGCAAGGTTTTTGCGGCTTTGACCTCGGGATTGTCGTCCTTGACGGCCGAGGATTTTACCACCACATCCACATCCTTCACCAGGGCGGGGTTGTGACCTTCTTCTATCCTGATGCCAAGCGATTCTAGATGGCGGGTGACGTCTGTCTTCTTGAGGTCGGAACCGCTGATTTCCAAGCCCTGGTTGTGCAGGAATTCGGCGATGCCGCTCATGCCGATGCCGCCGATGCCGATTAAATGGATCTTCTTAGTTTTTCCCAGCATTGTTTTGCTCCTTGTTGAGGTCGCTCAATATCTCCCGCGCAATGTCTTCAGCCGCGGTGTTGGGCGGTGTTTGATTCAAGTTCAGCAGATAGGCAGCGTGCTCTTTGTCAACTTTGAACACTGCTTCCGCCAGCGTGTCTCCACTGAGCTGGCTTTGCTTCAGCAGCAAGGCAAGGCCTTTTTGCTGCTGTTCGAGGGCGTTGTAGTGTTGATGGTTCTCAGCCGCGGTGGGGAGGGGGATCAGCACGGCGGGCAGACGGTTTTCGACCAGTTCGGTGATGGTCATCGCGCCAGCACGGGTTACTGCCACTCTGGCGAGTTTATAAAAATCTTTCAGTTGGGGTGAAAATGCGAAGATATACACTCCGGCGATGTTTTTGAAACGTGCCGCGAATTCATCGTAGCCGGTCTTTCCGGTTTGCCATACAATTTGCCAGCCTTGCTGTGTTAAGTAGGGCAGGGCATCCGCCACGGCTTTGTTGATCGCCAGCGAGCCCTGACTGCCACCGGTGACGAGCAATACCGGCTTGTCCTCCGTAAGGCCAAATTCTGCTGCGCTGAAGGTTTGGGGCAAATCCTCCCTTTTAGGCAACGGAATGCCGATGGTGCACACTTTCGCCTTGGGCAGGTATTTGGCAGTGCCGCTGAAGCCAGTGAAAACGACGCGGGTGTATCTGGCCAGATATTTGGTGGTGATGCCCGGATAGCTGTTGCATTCATGAAAATAGAGGGGAAGGCGGAGTAAAGCCGCAGCGATGCCAACGGGTCCCGAAACGAAGCCGCCGGTGCAGATCACAGCCGCGGGCCTGGTCTTGCGTAGCACTCTGACACAGGCAAAAGTGGAGGACACAAGCAAGAACGGAAAGAGCAAATTGGCGAGGCTGAGCTTGCGGTAAAGCTTTTGCACTCGGATGCCGTGGAAAGGATAGCCTTCAGCGGTTAGCAGCGTTTCCTCCATGCCTCTCCGGTTGCCGATGAAGAGGGTGTGATGGCCAAGCTTCTGCAGTTGCTGCGCGATGGCGATGGCGGGGAAAATGTGTCCGCCCGTGCCGCCGCAACCCAATACAAAGCTCAGGCTGCCATTTTTCCCAGTGTTTGGTGCAGTGTTCACAAGTTCCGCCCATTCTGCTTATAACAGGCAATAAATGAAATCAAAAGGAAGCCATCAGTCAAATCTGGCATCGATACCTGAACCGATCCAAAGCTGGTCCACTTGAAAGGACAGGAGCGACGCAGGAGGGATATCACATCTGTCTCCGTTTTGCAGTGAGATTGAGCACCAGCCCGATCGAGATAGAATCCACGAGCAGGGCTGTTCCGCCGTAACTAACGAAGGGCAACGTGTTGCCGGTGGCGGGGATGATGGACATACTCACGCCTGTATTGATGAGGGCGTTGAGAAAGATATTCATGCCGAGGCCTGCCATCAGGTATTTATGATATCGGTTTTCCTGTGTTTCCGACAGTTTGATGATGCGGAAAAAGAGTAAAGCGTGCAGCAATAACACCAAGGCGGCGCTGAGGAAGCCGAATTCCTCGCCGATGATGGTGTAGATATAGTCGGTGCGGGCTTCGGGCAGGAAATAGTGTTTGGCGCGGCCGTGGGCCATGCCTGTGCCCAAAAAGCCTCCGCTGGTGAGAGCGGTGAGGCTTTCCCTCACCTGATATTCCTCGGGCGAATTGCTCGGCTCGGGGCGGTTGGGGATAAGTAGCGAATAAACTTTGTAGGTGTTGATGCGGTCGAAGCGGAAGGAATCTCCTTTAGTGATGACCACGGTTCCGGCTATCATGCCCAGCATCAGCACTCCCAGAACGAAACGTTTGCGCAAGCCCGCGTAGACGAGCATGCCCAAAAGGGTGGCGCCGCAGATGATAAGGGTGCTGAGGTGCTTGCCAAGGAAGATGAGTATGAAAATCACCGTTGTGTACAGTATCAACGGGATGAACTCTATAACAAGTTCCTTCACATTGGCGAGGTTGATCTTGTCCTGCTTGGTATCCAGATAGCCGGCAAAATAGAGGATCAGCACCAATCGCGCCAGCGTGCTGGGTTGAATGCCCACGGGGCCTAACATCAACCAGCGCTCGGCGCCTTTTGTTTTCGTGCCGGTGAAGATGACCAGCATCAACAGGCCTATGATCAGATAGACCAGCCAGCGGTTGAGGGGGCGCAGTTTGTCCACTTTCACGAAATAGAGGGTAATGATAGCAGCGAATATGGAAATAAGCACAAAGATGGCGTGGCGATAGAAATTAACCATTGAGCTTTGCACTGAAGAGATGTCCAGCATCACCAAAAGGCCGATCACAAGCAGCGCAAGGTAGCAGCCTAGAATGGTCTTGTCGATGGAGACAATGTAGGATGTGTTCCTATTCTTTTTCATATTCGCTCCTGATCCTGTGCACGATCTCCTTGAAATTCTCGCCGCGGTGTTCGTAGTTGCGGAAATGGTCAAAGCTGGCACACGCGGGGGAGAGGACAACGATATCACCTGGGACTGAATCGGCAAACGCTGCACGAACGCAGGTCTCAAAATCATCCACGCAGTCGAGTTCGAGCTTGCCTTTCCAGGCGGCACGCATTTTTGCCATGGTTCCGCCGGTTAAGTAAACCTTGCGGGCGCGCTGCTTCAGCAACTCGGTGAGAACGGAAAAATCCTCACCCTTGTCTGAACCGCCCATGATCACACGGATTGGCTGGTCGAACGAAGTGAGGGCTGATCTGACCGAGTCGGTGTTCGTGGCCTTGGAATCGTTGTAGAAGGAAATTCCGTTGATGATGGCAACAAACTCGAGGCGGTGGCTGAGAGGCTCAAAGCTTTTGGCAGACTCGATGGCAAGGGAGAGGTCGTGAGTAAGAGCATCCACGGTTAGAAGCGCCGCCATAGCGTTGGCATGGTTGTGGGGGCCGCGTATCTTTAGTTCGTTTATGGGCAGTTTGTGGCGGAGGCTGATCTGGATAGCGTCGCGGTTCAGCCAGGCTTCGCAGTCGGGCAGGCTTTTCGTTAGCGAATAGCGCAGCAGGCGCGATTTGATCAGGTGCTGGCGCTCCACGACGGGTTCCGAATCCAGACAGATAACGGCGGTGTCCGTCTGAGTCTGATTTGTGAACAAGCGGATTTTTGAGGCGGCGTAGTCGGCAAAAGAAGCATAGCGGTCAAGGTGGTCGGGCGTGATGTTCAAAAGTACCGCCACGTCGGGGCGAAAGCTATCGATCAGGTCAAGCTGGAAGCTGCTTACCTCGAGCACGATGAAATCAATACCCGGCTTTTCAATGGGCCAGCAGCAGAAAGCGGAGCCGATGTTTCCTGCCAGAATGCTGTTGTAGCCCATGTTTTTGAGGATGTGGTGGATGAGCGAAACAGTGGTGCTCTTGCCGTTGGAACCGCTAACAGCGACCACCTTGCTGTCACTACTCTTGACGCGGAAACCGAGTTCGATCTCGCTGATGAGTTCTATTCCCTTGGCGCGCGCTTTGGCGATGATGGGCAGATTCAAAGGTATGCCGGGGCTTACGATCCATGTGTCGCATTGGAAGAGGCGGTCGCTATGGCCGCCAAATTCGCAGTCGAAATCGCTGGCGATGGTGTCCGCGCCGCTGATCTTCTCAATTGGCTGGGCGTCGCTCAGAAAGGCGGTTCCGCCCAATTCCCTGATCTTGTATGCCGCCGCGATGCCGCTGCGGGCCAAGCCGAGAATTGCGTATTTACGGGAAGCGTCAAACATTTATCACCTCTCCTTAGCGCAGCTTAATGGTGCTGAGCCCCAACGCCAGCAAGAGGATGGCCACGATCCAGAAGCGGGTCACGATTTTGGATTCGTGCAAGCCCTTCATCTCGAAATGGTGGTGGATAGGCGCGCAGAGGAACACCCTTCTGCCTTCTCCGTATCTGCGTTTGGTATGCTTGAACCACGTGCGCTGAATGATTACGGACAGGGTTTCGGATATGAAGAGGAAGCCAATGATGACAAAATAGATCTGCTCTTTCAGCAGGATGGAGATAACAGCCAGGATGCCACCCAATGTGAGCGATCCGGTGTCGCCCATGAAAACTTCCGCCGGATGGGAATTGAACCAGAGGAAACCGATCAGGGTGCCGATAAGTCCCGCAATGAAGACCGTCAGCTCTCCCGCGGTTGGTATGAATTCAAGATGCAGATAGGCGGCTGAATTGAAGTTTCCCTTCAGATAGCTCATGATGCCCAATCCAACCGCGGAAAAGATCATCACGCCCGCTGAGAGGCCATCGAGGCCGTCGGTGAGGTTCACGGCGTTGGAGATGCCCGTGATGTAGAAAACCATCAGCGGTATGAAAGTCCAGCCCAGGGGGATGATGAGGTTTTTGAAAAAAGGTATCTGGAGATTGGTGACCTCACCGCCGGTGCCGCCGTAATAGATGGCAAGGGTTAGCAGCAATCCCACGCTTACCTGCCCCCACAGCTTGTATTTCGGCACCAGCCCCTTCTTCAGCTTGAGGAAGTTTTTCAGATAATCGTCCAGAAAGCCGAATACGCCCAACCACAGCGTGGTGAGAAACATCATGATGATGGAGCGGTTCGTGAGATCGTTCCAAAGCAGCGAGGCGATCAGCAGGCCAAAGATGATGAGCAGTCCGCCCATCGTTGGCGTTCCGGCCTTGGCGCGGTGCTTTTCGGGAACGTCAGCGTCAATGGTTTCCACCGCAGCCTTGCGTTTCAGCAATCGGATGAAAGAAGGCCCTGCCAAAAGGGTGAAAAGCAGCGCGGTAACGAAAGCGCCGAGGGAACGGAAGGTGATATAGCGCATCACGTTGAATACAATGCTGTAACGGGAAAGGGGGTAGAGCAGATGGTAAAGCATTAGCTTTCTCCTCTCAGTTGGGGCAGCAGTTTTTCGAGGTGGATGGAATGCGAGGCTTTCACCAGCACCACAGCTCCCGCGGGAATGCCAGCCAGCACGCCGCTTTCCAGCAGTTCTTCAACCCTGCTGAAATGCCTGTTCTGGAGGTGAGAATCCTGCCGATGATAGCGCGGCGCTTGCTCTCCCACGGTATAAAGAGCGTCGTAGCCCTTGTCACAGAGGATGGCGCCGATCATGTCGTGATAATCAGCCGCGGCAGGACCGAGTTCCAGCATGTCGCCCAAAATGGCTATGTGAGGACGTGCTGGTTCAATATCATGCCAATATTCTATGGCGCTTCGCATTGAGACGGGGTTTGCGTTGTAGCAATCCGCCAAAAGCAGCAGGCGGGGAAGGTCTTCGCGCTGCAAACGCATTTCCAGCCTGACGGGGGCCGCCAAAGCCGTTTTGATCGTTGCCTCCGATAGTCCGCAGCATCTGCCCATGGCGATGGCGAATGCGGCGTTTTTGGCCATGTGCGGCATGGGATGGGCGATCGTGTAGGCTTCGCCATTCACTTTGAAGCGACAGGCCTGAGCGTCGCAAAGCACCTCGCTGAGGCGGAAATCCGCCTTATCAGAGAGGCCAACGCCTTTTCCCTGTTTAGAATAAGCCTCGAAACGGGGATCGTCGGCATCGAAGAGCCGGATGTCCAGAGGACGGTTGAAGAGCGCTGTTTTCTCGCGATAGACGCCCCCCTCGTCGATGAGCTTTTCCAGGTGCGAAGGGCCGATGTTGATAATGATGCCGGCGTCTGGAGCGCAGATGTCGCTGAGGGCGGCAATTTCGCCGAAGGCGTTGGTGCCGAGCTCGAAGATGGCATAGCGCTGGTTCGGGCGGATATTGAGGATGGTCTGGCAAAGGCCTATGAGGTTATTGGCATTGGCCAAGGTCTTCAGCGTTGGCGCGGCGGCGCTGAAAACGGCTGCCAGAAACTCTTTGGTGCTGCTTTTACCGGTGCTGCCGGTCAACGCTATCTTATAAACGGAAAACATCAACAGATACTTGCGGCAAAGCATGGCCATTGCGTTCACAGGCTCTTCCGCGCGCAGGTAGTTGTCCCAGCCGTTGGTGCCGATGCTGCCCACGCCGAGGTTGCTGGTGTCGCGCAGGATTTCGCCCAGATAGGCGTTTCCGTCGAAATTTGGCCCGCGCAGGGCAAAGAATACCGATCCCGGCTTGATGGTGCGGCTGTCGGTGGAAACCCTGTGATAGGAGGAGGGCGCTTTGTAGCCTTCGTTTTCGGAGGGTTTCGCGGCGCAGAGCAGTTCCAGCATGAGGCGGTCGACGGGCAGGCTGAGTTCGTCCTCCGCCTGCTTGCCGAAAGTTTCCGAATCCATGAATTCCGCGGCGATTTTGGCATCGTCGAAGGGATGCCGCACGCCCTCTATCTCCTGATAGGTCTCGTGTCCCTTTCCGCAAATCAAAACGACGTCGCCGGGCCGGGCCAGGCGCAAAATGGCGTGAATGGCTTCACGGCGGTCGCGGATAATCCACCAGGGCAGCCACATGTCCGTGCCAGTAACGATTTCGCGGACGATCGCATCGGGGTCTTCGCCGCGGGGGTTGTCGTCGGTGATGATGACGGCGTCGGCGAATTGCAGAGCGGCTTTCAGCATCAGCGGACGCTTGCCGTGGTCACGTTCGCCGCCAGCGCCGAGGAGGCAGAGAACGCGTTCGTGGCGCAGGTCACGGCTGGCGCGGAGCACATTCTCCAGGGCGTCGGGCGTATGCGCGTAATCAACGAAAACGCCGATGCCGTGCTTGTTTGCGACCCGTTCAAAGCGTCCCCGCACGGGCGGAACATAGTTCAGCGCCTGCTCTATCTGTCGCGCCTCAAAGCCCATCAAATTAAGCGTCGCGGCGCTCATGGCGAGGTTGGCAACGTTGAATTTGCCGATCAGGCGCGAGCGGATGTTCACCATTCCCTCCCTGCATTGCAGCGTGAAGCGGCTCTGTTCCCAATCGTTGTGGCTGCCGTCGCCGCGAATCACGAAGTCTGCGTTTTCACTGCCGAGGCTGAACACGTAGGCACCTTCCGCCTTCAGTTCACCGTAAATGCGTTTGCCAAAGCTGTCATCGGTGTTGATCAGGCCCACAGCTTTGCCACTGAGCGTTCCCGCGAACAGCTTCAGCTTGGTTTTGCCATATTCCTCCATGTTGTGATGGAAGTCCAGGTGTTCGCGGCTAAGGTTGGTGAAGAGGCAATAGTCAAATTCGATGCCGAAAACGCGGTCCAGAGCCAGCGCGTGGGAGCTTACCTCCATGAAAACAAGCTTCAGCCCCTGCTCCGCCATCTGCGCAAAAATGCCGTTGAGCTGCAGGATGTCGGGCGTTGTGTGCCGCGTTTCGTAGTGGTTGTCATTGATGTAATAGCCCAGCGTTCCGATCCAGCCGGCGCTGATGCCGAGTTCACGCGCCGCTTTAAATAGCAGCATGGATGTGGTTGTCTTGCCGTTGGTTCCCGTCACTCCAACGAGGCGGAAGGAAGAGCTGGGGTCGTTGTAAAAAAGTTTTGCCAGCAACGCTGTCGCCTTGCGCGAATCACTCACGCGGATGGCCGGCAGGGCGTCCGTGAATTCGTCTTCGCAAACGATGAGGGAGGCCCCTCTGGCTCGGGCGTCAGGGATGAAGCGGTGTCCATCGGCGAACTGACCTTTGATGCAGACAAAGATGTCGCCCGCTTTGATTTCCCTGTTGTCCACGCGCACCGCGCCGGACAGGCTGTCAATGCCTTCGAGGGCCCGGCTTTGCAGCAGCAGATCGTGCTGCTTTAAGAGCTGTAAAACCTCGCTCAGCCTCATATTGAGGCCTCGAGTGTGCAAACTGTGTTATTGGTGACGCGTGAACCGGGTTGGATAGATTGCGCGCGCACGATTCCAGAGCCGCGGACGCGTAGCGCAACCTTTACGCGGGCAGCAACCTGCATCGCTTTGCGCAGGGTGAGGCCCCTGAGGTCGGGCATGCTGCCGCGGACGGAGGTTTCAGCAGCCTCGCCGGCTTTGCGGCCTATCTTCACGGTTATGGGATGCCCCGGATCGATGGCGACGTTCGGCTTGGGGAACTGATCGATCACCACGGAGGCTGAATCCGCCCCTACTATATTATAGGAAAAGCCAAATTGGGTGAGGAGGGCTTCCGCCTGGCTGATATGCTTTCCGCGCAGGTCGGGCATGCGTTTGGAGCTTTGCATCACCCGCTCGTCGAAGGCCAGGATGTTGCAGTTCGGCATGAAAAGGATGTCTTCCACGATCTGCTTGAAAGTGGGCGCGGCGCTTGTGCTGCCGTAATGGTAGCCGATGGCGGGCTCGTCGTAGAAAACTATCATCACCATTTTGGGCGCTTCCACGGGGAACATGCCCACGAAGACGGCGTTGTATTTGCCTCCGGCATAGCCTCCGCCGCCTTCAGCCGCTTTCTGCGCGGTGCCTGTCTTTCCGCCCATGGTGATGTAATCCATCTTGATGTGGCGCGCCGTGCCGCGGTCAACCACCGTTTGCATGTAGTAGCGAACCGTGTCCGCGGCGGCTTTCCCCGCCACCTGGCGCAGCACCTGCGGCTCGAATTGTTCGATTATCCTGCCGTTGTTGTCGGTAACGGATTCCAGCAGATAGGGCTTCACCATCCTGCCGCCGTTGGCAACAGCGCAAAAGGCCGTCGCGTGCTGGATGGCGGTCACGGAAATGGCCTGCCCAAAGGATACCGAGTGCAGCGTGTAGCCGTCCCAGTTCTTCAGTTTGGCAAACATTCCGCTGCTTTCGCCGCTCAGGTCCAGCCCCGTTTTCTGCCCGTAACCGAGGGCGATGAATTTCTCGTAAAGCGTTTTGGCGCCGATTTTGTCGCCGATCAGCGCGATGCCCACGTTGCTGGATTTGCAGATGATGTCCACGGGGCGGATCATGCCGTAGCTGTGGGTGTCAGAGATGGTGCGGC
Protein-coding sequences here:
- a CDS encoding UDP-N-acetylmuramate--L-alanine ligase; translated protein: MLGKTKKIHLIGIGGIGMSGIAEFLHNQGLEISGSDLKKTDVTRHLESLGIRIEEGHNPALVKDVDVVVKSSAVKDDNPEVKAAKTLRIPLIRRAEMLAEITRMSFSIGISGTHGKTTTTSMTGLVLEAAGLEPTIIVGGKVKNYGSNNVMGSGKYIVVEADEYDHSFLSLSPCIAGITNIDTDHLDCYRNLDDIKGAFIEYANKVPFFGSVIACLDDPGVQAILPSINKKVVTYGFSRQADIQGKNISMKDFVSEYDVSYKGYRLGRVKMNVTGRHNIQNSLQAISIGLELDIPFKQIREGLMQYSGVYRRFELKGEARGITVYDDYAHHPTEISATLEGFKDSTKRRIVTLFQPHLYSRTRDFHVQFGNAFSSCDCLILAPIYPAREEPIPGVSSKLIADIAVQSGHPDVVLIENNADIVPKTLSLLKEDDILITMGAGNIWQYGEEILAKLKKPVDKNIKPKKVRNLET
- a CDS encoding FtsW/RodA/SpoVE family cell cycle protein, encoding MKKNRNTSYIVSIDKTILGCYLALLVIGLLVMLDISSVQSSMVNFYRHAIFVLISIFAAIITLYFVKVDKLRPLNRWLVYLIIGLLMLVIFTGTKTKGAERWLMLGPVGIQPSTLARLVLILYFAGYLDTKQDKINLANVKELVIEFIPLILYTTVIFILIFLGKHLSTLIICGATLLGMLVYAGLRKRFVLGVLMLGMIAGTVVITKGDSFRFDRINTYKVYSLLIPNRPEPSNSPEEYQVRESLTALTSGGFLGTGMAHGRAKHYFLPEARTDYIYTIIGEEFGFLSAALVLLLHALLFFRIIKLSETQENRYHKYLMAGLGMNIFLNALINTGVSMSIIPATGNTLPFVSYGGTALLVDSISIGLVLNLTAKRRQM
- a CDS encoding FtsQ-type POTRA domain-containing protein, which codes for MRDNKLPINQNTRKRRGNSRYFVYFVLILLGLAALGFGAFHLLSSLDVLNVRKIEISGNSAVADSLLRSTLRPYIGKNLLKVDKDEILKEVSGFARVKDVKVRRKLFSTLQIKITERKASLYVKSLDGDLFPVDDEGVVLERYGKVYTENLPLVNLLLNNSSLKSGFKLKNAALDKVLATHKRIMKEAPEFAANVSEYYTIDNTVYIIDARNGLRLIPSEKNLAKQLSRYEFVRDNGNISQSSILDLRTDNQVVVKAGS
- the ftsA gene encoding cell division protein FtsA, whose product is MRQNLITALDIGSANIRCILAQAKAKGQLDILGIAATPSTGLEKGIVKDIQAVSEGIKKALKEVQTAAGTKPANIFTNVTGDHIRTQIGDGRISIPTSSPNEPGEIVQEHMDQVIADARNSVKIQKGFERSQILHGIPQSFVIDGHNDIRNPLRMTGFHLITKVLTIFGDVTQLRNLAKSIELADYDISPDNFVLNHIAIANAVLSEDERRLGTILIDIGGGTCDISLYNRGILDKILVIPMAGSSITEDLAIGLKTTLSNAEYIKTNYGVALASSVDPETEIVVEGISGRDSQVKTQHLVSHVVQHRVEEMLSICYDRLKNSYMPELVTAGIVLTGGTAKLQMIDAVVKNSFNLPVKIAQPDLSNLNGDTEMLKDPAFATCVGLLRHAAAQEPESKAPALRLGTFKAGKTLEKIKQIFKDFTST
- the murG gene encoding undecaprenyldiphospho-muramoylpentapeptide beta-N-acetylglucosaminyltransferase, producing MSFVLGCGGTGGHIFPAIAIAQQLQKLGHHTLFIGNRRGMEETLLTAEGYPFHGIRVQKLYRKLSLANLLFPFLLVSSTFACVRVLRKTRPAAVICTGGFVSGPVGIAAALLRLPLYFHECNSYPGITTKYLARYTRVVFTGFSGTAKYLPKAKVCTIGIPLPKREDLPQTFSAAEFGLTEDKPVLLVTGGSQGSLAINKAVADALPYLTQQGWQIVWQTGKTGYDEFAARFKNIAGVYIFAFSPQLKDFYKLARVAVTRAGAMTITELVENRLPAVLIPLPTAAENHQHYNALEQQQKGLALLLKQSQLSGDTLAEAVFKVDKEHAAYLLNLNQTPPNTAAEDIAREILSDLNKEQNNAGKN
- the murD gene encoding UDP-N-acetylmuramoyl-L-alanine--D-glutamate ligase — translated: MFDASRKYAILGLARSGIAAAYKIRELGGTAFLSDAQPIEKISGADTIASDFDCEFGGHSDRLFQCDTWIVSPGIPLNLPIIAKARAKGIELISEIELGFRVKSSDSKVVAVSGSNGKSTTVSLIHHILKNMGYNSILAGNIGSAFCCWPIEKPGIDFIVLEVSSFQLDLIDSFRPDVAVLLNITPDHLDRYASFADYAASKIRLFTNQTQTDTAVICLDSEPVVERQHLIKSRLLRYSLTKSLPDCEAWLNRDAIQISLRHKLPINELKIRGPHNHANAMAALLTVDALTHDLSLAIESAKSFEPLSHRLEFVAIINGISFYNDSKATNTDSVRSALTSFDQPIRVIMGGSDKGEDFSVLTELLKQRARKVYLTGGTMAKMRAAWKGKLELDCVDDFETCVRAAFADSVPGDIVVLSPACASFDHFRNYEHRGENFKEIVHRIRSEYEKE
- a CDS encoding phospho-N-acetylmuramoyl-pentapeptide-transferase, whose product is MLYHLLYPLSRYSIVFNVMRYITFRSLGAFVTALLFTLLAGPSFIRLLKRKAAVETIDADVPEKHRAKAGTPTMGGLLIIFGLLIASLLWNDLTNRSIIMMFLTTLWLGVFGFLDDYLKNFLKLKKGLVPKYKLWGQVSVGLLLTLAIYYGGTGGEVTNLQIPFFKNLIIPLGWTFIPLMVFYITGISNAVNLTDGLDGLSAGVMIFSAVGLGIMSYLKGNFNSAAYLHLEFIPTAGELTVFIAGLIGTLIGFLWFNSHPAEVFMGDTGSLTLGGILAVISILLKEQIYFVIIGFLFISETLSVIIQRTWFKHTKRRYGEGRRVFLCAPIHHHFEMKGLHESKIVTRFWIVAILLLALGLSTIKLR